One Mycolicibacterium sarraceniae genomic window carries:
- a CDS encoding heavy-metal-associated domain-containing protein, with translation MSQQTFMVTGLHCQSCVRVVSGALTELPGVGAVEVDLDAEGASAVRVDTAAHLTTEQVRAALADEGDYIVVS, from the coding sequence ATGTCACAGCAGACATTCATGGTCACCGGCCTGCACTGCCAGAGCTGCGTGCGGGTGGTCAGCGGCGCGCTGACCGAACTGCCCGGGGTCGGCGCGGTCGAGGTGGACCTTGACGCCGAGGGTGCCTCGGCCGTCCGAGTCGACACCGCCGCACATCTCACCACCGAGCAGGTTCGGGCCGCCCTCGCCGATGAGGGTGACTACATCGTCGTGAGCTGA
- a CDS encoding NAD(P)H-dependent amine dehydrogenase family protein, which translates to MIKRIATRPDLELIGVHCYSPEKVGKDAGELAGLAPNGVIATGTIEEIIAAKPDVLTFHGVFPDEDLYVQILEAGINIVTTADWITGWHRDKNHPHSSGKKVSELLAEACEKGGSTFYGTGMNPGLNQILGVVCSADVADIENITTIESVDVSCHHSKDTWIEVGYGLPVNDPSIPGKLEKYTRVFADSVYMMADCFDIKLDEVTFSYELGACTEDVDLGWYVLPKGSLGGNYIKYQGMVNGVPRVETHLEWQMTPHTSPSWRIKGCYITQVKGDPCVYNKHMIFPKPDVDLSDPANFASIGMTVTGMPALSAIASVVAAPPGLLTSADLPLRGFAGRFVDG; encoded by the coding sequence ATGATCAAGCGCATCGCAACCCGGCCTGATCTGGAACTGATTGGTGTGCACTGCTATTCACCCGAGAAGGTGGGCAAGGACGCCGGCGAGCTGGCTGGCCTGGCCCCCAACGGGGTGATCGCCACCGGCACCATCGAAGAGATCATCGCCGCCAAACCCGATGTCCTCACCTTTCACGGGGTGTTCCCCGACGAGGATCTCTACGTGCAGATCCTCGAAGCCGGTATCAACATCGTCACCACCGCGGACTGGATCACCGGCTGGCACCGCGATAAGAACCACCCGCACTCGTCGGGCAAGAAGGTCAGCGAGCTGCTGGCCGAGGCCTGCGAGAAGGGCGGTTCCACGTTCTACGGCACGGGGATGAACCCGGGCCTCAACCAGATCCTGGGCGTGGTGTGTTCGGCAGACGTGGCCGATATCGAGAACATCACCACCATCGAATCCGTCGATGTGTCCTGCCATCACAGCAAAGACACTTGGATCGAGGTGGGTTACGGTCTGCCCGTTAATGATCCGAGCATCCCGGGAAAGCTGGAGAAATACACGCGCGTCTTCGCCGACAGCGTCTACATGATGGCCGACTGTTTCGACATCAAGCTCGACGAGGTCACCTTCAGCTACGAACTCGGTGCGTGCACCGAAGACGTCGACCTGGGGTGGTATGTGCTACCGAAGGGATCGTTGGGCGGCAACTACATCAAGTACCAGGGCATGGTGAACGGTGTGCCGCGGGTCGAGACGCACCTGGAGTGGCAGATGACACCGCACACCAGCCCGAGCTGGCGCATCAAGGGTTGCTACATCACCCAGGTCAAGGGCGACCCGTGCGTTTACAACAAGCACATGATCTTCCCGAAACCCGATGTGGACCTGTCGGATCCGGCGAACTTCGCCTCGATCGGCATGACGGTCACCGGGATGCCGGCACTGTCGGCCATCGCATCGGTGGTCGCCGCACCGCCCGGACTGCTGACGAGTGCCGACCTGCCGCTACGTGGATTCGCGGGGCGTTTCGTCGACGGGTGA
- a CDS encoding Rieske 2Fe-2S domain-containing protein, whose translation MAKPPLSMKPTGWFQVAWSDEIGIGDVHTMKYFGHELIAWRTESGTITVMNAYCEHLGAHLGFGGHVEGDVLQCPFHGWQWDTEGRNVCIPYDKRPNRGRRIKTYPTVERNESVYLWYDDNGREPFFEAPDVFASFGDDSTVADYYPQRRLFERGHEMHPQYVLENGVDFAHFKYVHHTPINPIFTRHDFDEPVSYVDFTITFEGDDQQIIDDVQSGVEAINGGLGIAVTKSWGMVDNRTISCITPVDDYTSDVRFMVYIGRTPGKDTERAAAKAADFGNEVIRQFRQDIYIWSHQRYSDPPALTGDEHSGFTAIRQWAKQFYPDGIGGSAAEVYAALERG comes from the coding sequence ATGGCGAAGCCACCGCTCTCGATGAAGCCGACCGGCTGGTTCCAGGTGGCGTGGTCCGACGAGATCGGCATCGGCGACGTCCACACGATGAAGTACTTCGGCCACGAGCTGATCGCCTGGCGTACCGAGTCGGGCACCATCACCGTGATGAACGCCTACTGCGAACATCTGGGCGCTCACCTGGGCTTCGGCGGGCACGTCGAAGGTGACGTGCTGCAATGCCCGTTTCACGGCTGGCAGTGGGACACCGAGGGTCGCAACGTCTGCATCCCCTACGACAAGCGACCCAACCGGGGCAGGCGCATCAAGACCTATCCGACGGTGGAACGCAACGAGTCGGTCTACCTCTGGTACGACGACAACGGACGCGAGCCGTTCTTCGAGGCTCCCGACGTCTTCGCCTCGTTCGGCGATGACAGCACCGTGGCGGACTATTACCCGCAACGCCGGCTGTTCGAGCGGGGCCACGAGATGCACCCGCAGTACGTGCTGGAAAACGGCGTGGACTTCGCCCATTTCAAGTATGTGCACCACACGCCGATCAACCCGATCTTCACCCGCCACGACTTCGACGAACCGGTGTCCTATGTCGACTTCACGATCACCTTCGAAGGTGATGACCAGCAGATCATCGACGACGTCCAAAGCGGCGTCGAGGCGATCAACGGCGGCTTGGGAATCGCCGTCACCAAGAGCTGGGGCATGGTCGACAACCGCACGATCTCGTGCATCACGCCGGTCGACGACTACACCTCCGATGTCCGATTCATGGTCTACATCGGCCGTACCCCGGGCAAGGACACCGAGCGCGCCGCCGCCAAGGCCGCTGACTTCGGCAACGAGGTCATCCGCCAGTTCCGCCAGGACATCTACATCTGGTCGCACCAGCGCTACTCGGATCCGCCCGCTCTGACCGGCGATGAGCACTCCGGCTTCACGGCAATTCGCCAGTGGGCCAAGCAGTTTTATCCCGACGGCATCGGCGGCAGCGCCGCCGAAGTGTATGCCGCATTAGAGAGAGGCTGA